Proteins encoded in a region of the Nocardia asteroides genome:
- the truB gene encoding tRNA pseudouridine(55) synthase TruB encodes MDGLGGLLVIDKDGGWTSHDVVAKCRKLLRTKKIGHAGTLDPMATGVLVLGVERATKLLGLLTLTTKAYTATIRLGQATTTDDAEGEVLATTSARHLTDADIAARTVELTGDIDQVPATVSAIKVDGERAYARHRAGEDVRLAARPVTVSRFDVLARRDIGDFVDLDAVVECSSGTYVRALARDLGAALGVGGHLTALRRTRVGPFTLEHARTLDDLAAAAESGAPPLSLDMDQAVRTAFPHRDIDATQADDLRNGRWLEPAGISGVYAAIDPEGRAIALLQESGKRAASVMVVRPANL; translated from the coding sequence ATGGACGGACTCGGCGGACTGCTCGTCATCGACAAGGACGGTGGCTGGACCAGCCACGACGTCGTCGCGAAATGCCGGAAACTGCTGCGTACGAAGAAGATCGGCCATGCGGGCACGCTCGATCCGATGGCCACCGGTGTGCTGGTGCTCGGCGTGGAGCGCGCGACCAAACTACTCGGCTTGCTCACCCTGACGACCAAGGCGTACACCGCGACCATCCGGCTCGGTCAGGCGACCACCACCGACGACGCCGAGGGCGAAGTGCTGGCCACGACTTCTGCCCGTCACCTCACCGACGCCGACATCGCCGCCCGTACAGTCGAACTGACCGGGGACATAGACCAGGTCCCGGCCACTGTGAGCGCTATCAAGGTGGACGGTGAGCGCGCCTACGCCCGCCACCGCGCGGGTGAAGACGTGCGGTTGGCCGCCCGGCCGGTCACGGTGTCGCGCTTCGACGTGCTCGCCCGCCGCGACATCGGCGATTTCGTCGATCTCGACGCGGTGGTCGAGTGCTCCTCGGGCACCTACGTGCGGGCGCTGGCCAGAGACCTGGGCGCCGCGCTCGGCGTCGGCGGCCACTTGACCGCGTTGCGGCGCACCAGGGTCGGTCCGTTCACCCTCGAACACGCCCGCACCCTGGACGACTTGGCCGCCGCCGCGGAGTCGGGCGCGCCTCCGCTGAGCCTCGACATGGATCAAGCGGTGCGCACCGCCTTCCCGCACCGTGACATCGATGCCACCCAAGCCGACGACCTGCGCAACGGTCGCTGGCTCGAACCCGCCGGGATATCCGGCGTCTACGCCGCCATCGACCCGGAGGGCCGCGCGATCGCGCTGCTGCAAGAAAGCGGCAAGCGAGCCGCGTCGGTCATGGTCGTGCGCCCGGCCAACTTGTAG
- a CDS encoding GntR family transcriptional regulator, producing the protein MSVVDFEPVNRQSTAEMIADRLREAIMRGSLAPGSQLGEADLAARFAVSRGPVREAMQRLVSEGLLHSIRHRGIFVIELSLDDVVDIYRARAALEGGALELILDGRRPIAFEALGPSVEDMVAAAERGDAVGVSDADQAFHEALVESAASPRLVRAARTLLIETRMCLGALQTTYPDLREQAREHVDLREAIATAEPARVRALLVEHMDDAVDRLRHQIDS; encoded by the coding sequence ATGTCCGTCGTTGATTTCGAGCCGGTGAACCGGCAGTCGACCGCGGAGATGATCGCCGACCGGCTCCGCGAGGCGATCATGCGCGGCAGTCTCGCGCCCGGGTCCCAGCTCGGCGAAGCCGATCTCGCCGCGCGGTTCGCGGTCTCGCGCGGGCCGGTGCGCGAGGCGATGCAACGCCTGGTGTCCGAGGGCCTGCTGCACAGCATCCGTCACCGCGGCATTTTCGTCATCGAACTGAGCCTCGACGACGTCGTCGACATCTACCGCGCCAGGGCGGCGCTGGAGGGCGGCGCGCTGGAGTTGATCCTGGACGGTCGCCGCCCGATCGCCTTCGAGGCGCTCGGGCCCAGTGTGGAGGACATGGTCGCGGCCGCCGAACGCGGTGACGCGGTGGGGGTCTCGGACGCCGACCAGGCATTTCACGAGGCACTGGTGGAGAGCGCGGCCAGCCCGCGCCTGGTGCGCGCGGCCCGCACCCTGCTGATCGAGACGCGGATGTGCCTGGGCGCCCTGCAGACCACCTACCCCGACCTGCGGGAGCAGGCCCGCGAGCACGTCGACCTGCGCGAAGCGATCGCCACGGCCGAACCCGCTCGGGTCCGCGCCCTGCTCGTCGAGCACATGGACGACGCCGTCGATCGCCTCCGCCACCAGATCGACTCCTGA
- a CDS encoding maleate cis-trans isomerase: MHAPTVGFIYPDHAAEDDYPLAAAALGAHLPVAHIYGTDLHAVPELLELGSPEKLRLGASLLAPHRPDAIVWACTSGSFVYGPVGARDQARALGEVAGVPATSTSIAFADAAHALGLRTVAVAASYPDEVARLFVDFLADAGIDVVSMSSAGIDTAAEVGTLTPARVLRLAVDNDHPDAEALLIPDTAMHTLAVLPELEATLGKPVLTANQVTVWAGLRLAGAEPVVPGLGTLFAERQTDVRR; encoded by the coding sequence ATGCACGCACCAACCGTCGGCTTCATCTATCCCGATCACGCGGCGGAGGACGATTATCCGCTCGCGGCGGCGGCGCTCGGCGCGCACCTTCCGGTAGCTCACATCTACGGCACCGATCTGCACGCCGTCCCCGAACTGCTGGAGCTCGGCAGTCCGGAGAAATTGCGACTCGGCGCGTCCCTGCTGGCCCCCCACCGCCCCGACGCGATCGTCTGGGCCTGCACCTCGGGCAGTTTCGTCTACGGCCCCGTCGGCGCACGCGACCAAGCGCGCGCTTTGGGGGAGGTCGCAGGCGTGCCTGCGACCAGCACCAGCATCGCGTTCGCCGACGCCGCGCACGCGCTCGGACTGCGTACCGTCGCGGTCGCCGCGAGCTATCCTGACGAGGTCGCTCGGCTGTTCGTGGATTTCCTCGCCGACGCGGGCATCGACGTCGTCTCGATGTCCAGTGCGGGAATCGACACCGCCGCCGAGGTGGGCACCCTCACCCCGGCTCGAGTGCTGCGGCTGGCTGTGGACAACGACCATCCCGACGCGGAGGCGCTGCTCATCCCCGACACCGCGATGCACACCCTGGCGGTGCTGCCGGAGCTGGAGGCTACGCTGGGCAAACCGGTGCTGACGGCCAATCAGGTGACGGTCTGGGCGGGTCTGCGGCTGGCCGGCGCCGAGCCGGTCGTTCCCGGACTCGGCACCCTGTTCGCGGAACGGCAGACCGATGTCCGTCGTTGA
- a CDS encoding Asp/Glu/hydantoin racemase produces the protein MDLSFPDLEGPVAQRGIGIIAPFDLALERELWRWAPLEVSLHLARTPYEPVPVSLEMAELVSDAAHLTAATRNVLHVEPEVVAYLCTSGSFIKGLAYEKSLRETICQAGAQDAVTTSGALLEAIRHLDLNRISVLTPYDEILTHRLHEFLGEAGCSVVRSDHLGLGGGIWKVSYRTIAERIVGADDPEAQAVFVSCTNLPTYDVIEPLEKALGKPVLTANQLTMWACLGRMKLPMMGPGKWLLNVF, from the coding sequence GTGGATTTGAGCTTTCCCGACCTCGAGGGGCCCGTTGCCCAACGGGGTATCGGGATCATCGCACCGTTCGATCTCGCCCTCGAACGAGAGCTCTGGCGCTGGGCGCCCTTGGAGGTGAGCCTGCACCTCGCCCGCACCCCCTACGAGCCGGTCCCGGTGTCGCTGGAGATGGCCGAACTGGTGTCCGACGCCGCGCACCTCACCGCGGCCACCCGCAACGTGCTGCACGTGGAGCCCGAGGTGGTGGCGTATCTGTGCACGTCGGGCAGCTTCATCAAAGGCCTCGCCTACGAGAAGTCGTTGCGCGAGACCATCTGCCAGGCGGGGGCGCAGGACGCGGTCACCACCTCGGGAGCGTTGCTCGAAGCGATCCGCCACCTGGACCTCAACCGCATCTCCGTGCTCACCCCTTATGACGAGATCCTCACCCACCGGCTGCACGAGTTCCTCGGCGAAGCCGGGTGTTCGGTGGTGCGCTCCGACCACCTCGGGCTCGGCGGCGGCATATGGAAGGTCAGCTACCGCACGATCGCCGAACGCATCGTCGGCGCCGACGATCCCGAGGCCCAGGCCGTCTTCGTCAGCTGTACCAACTTGCCGACCTACGACGTGATCGAACCGCTGGAAAAGGCTCTCGGCAAGCCGGTGCTCACCGCCAACCAGCTCACCATGTGGGCATGTCTCGGCCGGATGAAGCTGCCGATGATGGGCCCCGGCAAGTGGCTGCTCAACGTCTTCTGA